A region of the Antedon mediterranea chromosome 4, ecAntMedi1.1, whole genome shotgun sequence genome:
GCCTCAACAGATCTTTCATAAAGACTTATAATTAATAGTCTTGAAATCTTTCATATTCAAAAACttagttttattgaaataatcTTGTAAAATAGTTCATATGTGGCCAACTAGtcctcggtactgtatctaagTTTTCTagtaaaatgtgttttaaatgtGGAGCCTGTCTCATAGGTCCTAACAATAATCAGGGCCTTAACCAGAATGAGGTAGAGAAGTCACTCCAACACAGCTTGTATACCCACTTATTTTAATCTCTCACAGACCTGATAGTTTATCAGCGTATTCACCCGCTTTAACCAAGATAGGAACTAGCATTCGCCGTCACAATGTATTTCAATGTCATAACTTATTAACGTATTAATGGAACTGCCATACTCACCTTGTTGCTATTTCAATTGCCATTTGAACAGATTTCATCAGACTATCTCTCATATGCTTGTCAACAGGCTCAATACTTTGTACGTCAACATTGGTGATCACCTTTCAGGTAAAACAATCATTACTAACAAATTAATATATCGCACTATCTTTATATTTAAGGCTACAAAGAAACAACAACTAAACcacttcaaaataaaaataccttcaaaatatacatagaacctTTCCTGAAAACCTAACAAGGGGcaatatatgtacagtatgtctTCGCAATAATGGACAGGGGTCATAGAAAGGTCATAAAGGTCATGTGcatcacaaaaacattaaagaaatAATCCTAGATACAGTAGTATTAAAAGATACGAAACCATTTTAAAAGCATTATTTTGATTCCTCAGAAAAGCATGGGTgggaattataattttatatataaaatgttatgttttaccAGTTGATTGGCCTCAAAATAGAGTCTATCTAACACCTTTCCATTGTCATCCACACCAAACACAGCAGCCCGTATTATCTTCACTGAAAACTTGTGGAATTCATCGAAACGAATGCGGGATACTGCACCTCGAATTCTGCCTCCTAAGAGTGAATTGATAACAAGTCTGGTAAGTTTAGTCATTTTTTTAAGCTCTAGTGATAACAGTTGTTCAGATGTGATTGTGCTTAAGTATGAAAGCTTAAAATAGCCACCCACACTCACCATTATCAATTACTTGATTCACTTATAAAAGACTTACCAATCTCACGACAAGCAAATCCTATAAAATCTGGAACAGAAAAGATAGCCTGCTCTGACTTTTTGTCACCTTTTTTCACCTGTAAAGTGTTAATAGTTAATGGACAGTAAAGATATATTCTTagaattctgaaaataattcattattttaaatacagtagaactgtAGAACTTTTTACTTAATAGTAGTTATAACCCTTTAATAATGGCTTCCACTTAATAATGGCTTCCCCCTTAATAATGGCTTCCCCCTTAATAATGGCTTCCACTTAATAATGGCTTCCCCCTTAATAATGGCTTCCACTTAATAATGTCTTCCTCCTTAATAATGTCTTCCCCTTAATACGGGTTACATCTTAATAAGGGTTTACCTGTTATAGGGGTTAGCCCTTAATTAGTGTTCCCCATAATACTGTAGGAAAGGAGGCGTTCTACTGTAATAAAAAGCAACCAATTTATACCTCAAAATGATTATTGCAGGCAATCTTGATTCGCAGTCTTGCATGGTCGGAAGTTTCTACCTGAaagatttgtttaaaaaaaattgttttgttctgTAATCAGTCTCTGTGATATTTCTTAACCAAGACTTTTATTGGTCGTTAGGCCATCAAGACAGGGATGGTACACAAATGAGACGGTACCTGACTATGATGCATGTGTGTATTCTATACCATCATAGTAAATTAACATCTCCCTTTGCATATCATCCCAAAACACTGAGCTCGCTATTTTGTGGCAATTAACAGAAATTTACCTCAATGATATCTGTGATGTAGTCTGGACCGAGCATTAGGCAAATTGTTTGAAGTGCATTTTCTCGTTTTGGCTTGCCAGCTGTAagataataaatactttaatcTTAATTAAGTTAAGCGTGAAGTTAAGTTAggaattaagattaattaagaCCTGTACATCAGATATAGTTCAGCTAGAAAACAATGgaagatagccgaactacttaCTAAATCTTAACCtgaccctctaaataatctctcactataaagtacaAAGAAATCAAACTCCATACATCCACATTCAAAGTCTAGTCAATCCATTCTACTACACACACGGCTCAACAGAAAGTGTTTACATTAGTAAATTGTAGTTGGGTCAGTTCTTTAtgtcacaccttatggatatgaatataatgaaaattcatgtttattttgtgacgttttaTGAGGGGTTCCCAACtgatgtacgaaaagaaatgttGCGGTCAGGCTACTGTATCATTATGCTATATCCATATTAAAGCTATACAGGTAGGTATTCTTGAATACAGTAGTAAACAATGAGTTGTTACTTTACCACTAAGGCTAAGAATATTAAAGTCTTCATGTGGGCCTAGGATTGCCATATCAGGACCAAACACAACTCTGCCAGTCTTCTCTTTGTATTTGTAAACCTAAAATGGTATGGtaaatttaatacaatattgcttccaatttaataaaataatattgtaacggtaaaataataaaaatcagtaCCACTCTATGTATTTCAGAAAATTTCTATTCTAACAATACCTGAACAGCTGTGTTTCCTGGGCAACGATATGTAACGACTCTAGTTTTATCTCTTCCCTAGAAAAACAAAAGAttattgtaaagaaaaattaaatctgagtttatttattttgtttacaatggaTTGAAATTATCTACTCTCTTCCCAATAGTTGTACACACAGACTACCACAGCCTCTCAAGCTATAGGTAATCCCCTATTTAAAAGTACGCCACAAAAGTCATAACAAAAACATGAATTAAAATGGCTCATCAATTCAACAACGTAAAAATACTTACCTTTTTACTAACATATTGTGGATCGATCGATGCTTCAAAATAAGCCATTTTGCGAATGTCATCAGCGCCACATCCACCCCCATTTCTGAAATGGAACACTTTCATTTTAACACAAGAAACGGATATACATACTTTTTACTACCTATGAACTGCATACTTTTAAGGAAGAGTACTGAGATTTgtaaactaaatataaataatttatatcttCCAGAAAGAGCTCACTTTAGTATTTCTTCAACTAGTGGTAATAACTTTTTTTCCCACAGCTCTTCATATTCCTCGAGAAGATACGATTGAGGACCCATGACCGCTCGAATCTTTCCCGTTTGTAAATGTCGAATGTAGATTCCTTCATTTTCTGCAAGAGATATGGCTTTcctgaaaggtaaaataaacaaacactgtttaaaattaatatcaataatataaaacaaaaaacaaaacactgaAAAAAGAATCTAGGCCATAGGCATGAAATAGAGCATTAGCTTTCTTAACCAACCAATCAAAACTCTGCTTACAGTACTATTGAATGGCAAACTAACCTTACAAAGCCACGGTCGTCTTGTTCCATCACATGCACCTGAATGGGTGGTATGTATGATGCAGGCCCTTTGATCATCCATCTGTCCCCAGCCTTCCTTGATGGTTTACCTGCATATAGAGAACAATACATAGGTCGCATATGTCATGCCTCTGGACCAAGCATACAGATACAGTACATACAACAGGTTTGCAGGGATTGAATAGATTtaacactaaagctctgtctacactatcaaatgtataGCTTTGCAGGGATTGAAAAAGTTTAAcactgaagctctgtctacactatcaaatgtataGCTTTGCAGGGATTGAATAAGTTtaacactaaagctctgtctacactatcaaatgtataGCTTTGCAGGGATTGAATAAGTTtaacactaaagctctgtctacactatcaaatgtataGCTTTGCAGGGATTGAATAAGTTtaacactaaagctctgtctacactatcaaatgtataGCTTTGCAGGGATTGAATAAGTTtaacactaaagctctgtctacactatcaaatgtataGCTTTGCAGGGATTGAATAAGTTtaacactaaagctctgtctacactatcaaatgtataGCGTTGCAGGGTTTGAATAAGTTtaacactaaagctctgtctacactatcaaatgtataGCTTTGCAGGGATTGAATAAGTTtaacactaaagctctgtctacactatcaaatgtataGCTTTGCAGGGATTGAATAAGTTtaacactaaagctctgtctacactatcaaatgtataGCTTTGCAGGGATTGAATAGATTtaacactaaagctctgtctacactatcaaatgtataGCTTTGCAGGGATTGAATAAGTTtaacactaaagctctgtctacactatcaaatgtataGCTTTGCAGGGTTTGAATAAGTTtaacactaaagctctgtctacactatcaaatgtataGCTTTGCAGGGATTGAATAAGTTtaacactaaagctctgtctacactatcaaatgtataGCTTTGCAGGGATTGAATAAGTTtaacactaaagctctgtctacactatcaaatgtataGCTTTGCAGGGATTGAATAAGTTTAACactatagctctgtctacactatcaaatgtataGCTTTGCAGGGATTGAATAAATTtaacactaaagctctgtctacactatcaaatgtataGCTTTGCAGGGATTGAATAAGTTtaacactaaagctctgtctacactatcaaatgtataGCTTTGCAGGGATTGAATAGATTtaacactaaagctctgtctacactatcaaatgtataGCTTTGCAGGGATTGAATAAGTTtaacactaaagctctgtctacactatcaaatgtataGCTTTGCAGGGATTGAATAAGTTtaacactaaagctctgtctacactatcaaatgtataGCTTTGCAGGGATTGAATAAGTTtaacactaaagctctgtctacactatcaaatgtataGCTTTGCAGGGATTGAATAAGTTtaacactaaagctctgtctacactatcaaatgtataGCTTTGCAGGGATTGAATAAGTTTAACactatagctctgtctacactatcaaatgtataGCTTTGCAGGGATTGAATAAGTTtaacactaaagctctgtctacactatcaaatgtataGCTTTGCAGGGATTGAATAAGTTtaacactaaagctctgtctgaactatcaaattttatgtgacaaaaaatgaagtgatcacacattttttgtcaaactagttagtcATACCGTGAACTGCATCATCAATGAAATCTTCAATTGCCAGCAAAACTATCGCCTCATCTTCTGAGAGTACAAACTCTTTTTGAATACCCTCTGGAATTCGTTCATCTAAATTAAGAGAATACCAGATGGAAGGTTAAAACAATTTCAACCATCTTTACATGGTCAAATCTTTCAGATAAACAATTTTAGGAATTGGTACATTTTTTAGTACATTTAATTATGTATTTcttgattaaaataaataaaaaaccttaCTTGGATTGAGGAAGAAGCTTGTAACACCCTTGCGAAGTTCTTTTTGTCCAAGTCTCGGCCTTCCTGTCGAATTCACTGGATCGTGAATAACACAATATTCACCTTTAGCTAAAACTTTCTTTGTTACAATGTCTGCCACAACCTGTAAACATACAATGATTTGAAACTGgatcagaaaaaaaatgatttacctgaaaaaaaaatgtaatttaaagcaagtcaaagaattacagtttttttgtttttgtttttatagaagtgaataactttattaaaactgcaaaatggcctatttaaagtctgattttattaatcttaatttttcatgtttttggaggaaaCATAACAGTATACATAACATAAAAGTAACATAGCGAACATGTCACTGTTTGCATTAACATTTCACTTTTTAAAACAGTAAActgaaaattgtttttctttagcTCAAAAAATTGACCCaagtgttttttattttgtttttagataaTGGTTTTAACAGCCAGAAAATATGCTAGTTCTATGCAGATAACCATTCCTCAAAGATGTAAGTGTttcatagttttttttaaatgtatttgcaGTACCTCTCCAATCTCTGGAATATATGCCTCAATATCGTTTTTTGTGATCAACCATGTTTGGCCCGACTTTCTTTCACGGCCAAGTCCATCAACGCAGGTCTGCTCAGCAACCATGTGTAAGCCAAGGTTGTCGTTTAGAATGTACGCTTTGACTTCTTCCAAATACTCCTCATAGACACCAGGAAGGTATGCTCCTGGTGTTCTAACTAACCACATCTCATCTGTTACACGATTCCTGTGTTTAAAAAGAGAGGCACAATAAAATTGCTCAATTTAACTGACAGATATTCACCATATTTAGCACctaaagctcggtctacactatcaaacaaaaagtgtgtgatgtgcccaaatatggtagtgatatgacatcatttctatatattggcacaacactttttttgtcaaactagtttgatagtatagatagagctttagaattATCACAATGTGTTATAAGCTACTGgttataccatggagaaataagttagttaacttatttctccatggttatacATACTGCAGAgaatatttacttttattatgaAAGAACAAGGTAggaaaaaagataaaaagaactTTGTAGGCAGACCAttctgtaataaaaaatattcaaaccCATATTAAACCAGTTACTGCAGAAGTTTAAAAAGGGAAAATCAAGCCAAACATTAATGTATACTAACTTTCCATTGTCATCGGTAAAATCTTGTACAGCTCTCATTTTTAGTGCATGTCCTTCCTTCACGATAAATGGCTTAATAATCCCCAAAATTTCCTGGAAAAAaggtttgaaaataaatacgTCTACATTGCTTAAAAACACCTGTTTTTGTAAACTATTGaactttttaaaaacttacTACATTAGGATTTGGGTAATATGTCAACGGACCAATAAGCTGAAAGCAATCACCAGCGGTACGCTGAACATCGCCATCCTGGTGATCCAGAAGAACTTGAAGTCTAATGGCATGATTTGATTTAACAACTGGTAAAGGGCGCACAGCTTTTGAATATGAACCACCTGAAAAGACACAAAAATCTATAAATCTATGACACtttcaacttttaaaaattcaatccAAAATATTACTGATTAAGTATTAAGTATCTTTTACCTTGAATTCCTTCAATTTGTTATATATAATGTATGTTTTTGTAGATATTTACCTAAATGTATATCTATCTATAAATGTGTGTGTACTACAGTTTTGTAAATTACTTGGTTAGTTGTCTttgaattattgttattatattgtaaatgttCTCTACTGAACCACTTCAATCAATGATTTAGCACTGAGTGAAAGCGTCATTCAATATAATgacagaataaataataattattacattgGAGCAGGTGAAACCTATTAATCTGtgtattgaaattattttatgCTTGCTTCATTTCCATATTTCGCTTTACTAATTTAATAACCTGAATACATACAGGCTAATGTAgagtaaaaaaataacaaatttagttTGCAATGTCATAATTTACCTTTAGAGATATATTCTTCAGCGTTGACAAGAATCTCGCCTGGATACAGAGGAAATGGTGcctaaaattaaagaaagactgttttatatgaaatttaaatgaattttcTCTGCTTTGATACAACATACAGTAAACCAGACACAATAACTGACACACTCACTTAGAGATCATGATATTGTTTATATCATTTACCTGGTGAAATCGAACATCAAAATGGCCATGTTCTACCTCGCATTGTTTACCTTCTTccaattttctaaaaaaacaaaattatgtaacaagttaaaaattgttaattaaaaaatactaatactGGTTCAGTCCATGTGATTTACGAATGAGGTCGGGGTGGGTGAAACCTTATACTAGATGGAAGGTGAGGGTGAAACCTTATAGGGTGAGGGTGAAACCTTATAGGGTGAGGGTGAAACCTTATAGGGTGAGGGTGAAACCTTATAGGGTGAGGGTGAAACCTTATAGGGTGAGGGTGAAACCTTGTAGGGTGAGGGTGAAACCTTGTAGGGTGAGGGTGAAACCTTATAGGGTGAGGGTGAAACCATATAGGGTGAGGGTGAAACCATATAGGGTGAGGGTGAAACCTTATAGGGTGAGGGTGAAACCTTATAGGGTGAGGGTGAAACCATATAGGGTGAGGGTGAAACCTTATAGGGTGAGGGTGAAACCTTATAGGGTGAGGGTGAAACCTTATAGGGTGAGGGTGAAACCTTATAGGGTGAGGGTGAAACCATATAGGGTGAGGGTGAAACCTTATAGGGTGAGGGTGAAACCTTATAGGGTGAGGGTGAAACCTTATAGTAGGGTGAGGGTGAAACCTTATAGGGTGAGGGTGAAACCTTATAGGGTGAGGGTGATTTCTCATCATCTCATCTTAGATTTATCCATGGTGTTCCTACTTTACACACAAGAGTATGACACTATCGGTAACTGCATGCAATTTAAAGTCTTCTAAGTTATACTTGTTGGTTATCGTATCGGCACAGGTAACAGGTACATGGACCATATTGATAACGTACATAGAAAATAGTAAATTACATGCAAAGTTGACGTGCTGTAATAGTCACTCCCCGTACAAGAGTATGCAGAAATTGTTCTTATTTTCTTACTTGACTGGGTTTTTAACAGTGCAATAACCAGCTGGTGGTAATATTATACAAGACAGCGGTCCAGCTAATAGTTTCTCATTTGATTGCAGAACAAGACGTTGAGGACCCGTCTCAAGATGAGTAATGTTGGTTGActgaaaaagaacaaaaacagATTAGTGAAATGTCAATCGACCCAGTGAATTGTTTTGGTCGGACcagatttataaattaaaataatgatataagaAGAACATTTATAATGATTGATATTGCAGCTCATTATAATTCAATAAAGACAATGAATTTATGTGAATAGTCTAGGATGAGGTAGTAGCACCTCATACAGAAGGAAGCC
Encoded here:
- the LOC140047047 gene encoding major vault protein-like, with the protein product MQRFGGDSISINGQMIGIGPTEFVHVLDLSTNITHLETGPQRLVLQSNEKLLAGPLSCIILPPAGYCTVKNPVKKLEEGKQCEVEHGHFDVRFHQAPFPLYPGEILVNAEEYISKGGSYSKAVRPLPVVKSNHAIRLQVLLDHQDGDVQRTAGDCFQLIGPLTYYPNPNVEILGIIKPFIVKEGHALKMRAVQDFTDDNGKNRVTDEMWLVRTPGAYLPGVYEEYLEEVKAYILNDNLGLHMVAEQTCVDGLGRERKSGQTWLITKNDIEAYIPEIGEVVADIVTKKVLAKGEYCVIHDPVNSTGRPRLGQKELRKGVTSFFLNPNERIPEGIQKEFVLSEDEAIVLLAIEDFIDDAVHGKPSRKAGDRWMIKGPASYIPPIQVHVMEQDDRGFVRKAISLAENEGIYIRHLQTGKIRAVMGPQSYLLEEYEELWEKKLLPLVEEILKNGGGCGADDIRKMAYFEASIDPQYVSKKGRDKTRVVTYRCPGNTAVQVYKYKEKTGRVVFGPDMAILGPHEDFNILSLSAGKPKRENALQTICLMLGPDYITDIIEVETSDHARLRIKIACNNHFEVKKGDKKSEQAIFSVPDFIGFACREIGGRIRGAVSRIRFDEFHKFSVKIIRAAVFGVDDNGKVLDRLYFEANQLVITNVDVQSIEPVDKHMRDSLMKSVQMAIEIATRSVEASAEHEASRMEQKAKGELERQKLSNEKEAEKARCQLYSLQAVTAAIESSGQAKAEASAQSEKLRIECQSEIVAAQLKAQADEILHASDLDTTTILRDLELATVRDQNNLETNKAQRLTSIEVSKFKKIVNTLGADTISGIAVAGPEMQVKLLKALGLETTFITDGNNPINLLNTAHGLIGTK